The following are from one region of the Struthio camelus isolate bStrCam1 chromosome 38, bStrCam1.hap1, whole genome shotgun sequence genome:
- the LOC138063927 gene encoding red-sensitive opsin isoform X2: MTEAWEAAVFAARRRHDDEDTTRDSVFTYTNSNNTRGPFEGPNYHIAPRWVYNLTSLWMIFVVVASVFTNGLVLVATWKFKKLRHPLNWILVNLAVADLGETVIASTISVINQISGYFILGHPLCVIEGYTVSACGITALWSLAIISWERWFVVCKPFGNIKFDGKLAVAGILFSWIWSCAWTAPPIFGWSRYWPHGLKTSCGPDVFSGSSDPGVQSYMVVLMVTCCFFPLAIIVLCYLQVWLAIRAVAAQQKESESTQKAEKEVSRMVVVMIVAYCFCWGPYTIFACFAAANPGYAFHPLAAALPAYFAKSATIYNPIIYVFMNRQFRNCILQLFGKKVDDGSEVSTSRTEVSSVSNSSVSPA; encoded by the exons ATGACGGAGGCCTGGGAGGCGGCGGTGTtcgccgcccgccggcggcacGACGACGAGGACACCACGCGCGACAGCGTCTTCACCTACACCAACAGCAACAACACGCGGG GTCCCTTCGAGGGCCCCAACTACCACATCGCGCCGCGCTGGGTGTACAACCTGACCTCGCTGTGGATGATCTTCGTGGTGGTGGCCTCGGTGTTCACCAACGGGCTGGTGCTCGTGGCCACCTGGAAGTTCAAGAAGCTGCGGCACCCGCTCAACTGGATCCTGGTGAACCTGGCGGTGGCCGACCTGGGCGAGACCGTCATCGCCAGCACCATCAGCGTCATCAACCAGATCTCGGGCTACTTCATCCTGGGCCACCCGCTCTGCGTCATCGAGGGCTACACCGTCTCCGCCTGCG gCATCACGGCGCTGTGGTCGCTGGCCATCATCTCCTGGGAGCGGTGGTTCGTGGTCTGCAAACCCTTCGGCAACATCAAGTTCGACGGGAAGCTGGCGGTGGCCGGCATCCTCTTCTCCTGGATCTGGTCCTGCGCCTGGACCGCACCGCCCATCTTCGGCTGGAGCAG GTACTGGCCCCACGGGCTGAAGACGTCCTGCGGCCCCGACGTCTTCAGCGGCAGCTCCGACCCCGGCGTGCAGTCCTACATGGTGGTGCTCATGGTGAcctgctgcttcttccccctCGCCATCATCGTCCTCTGCTACCTCCAAGTCTGGCTGGCCATCCGGGCG gtGGCAGCCCAGCAGAAGGAGTCGGAGTCGACGCAGAAGGCGGAGAAGGAGGTGTCGCGCATGGTGGTGGTGATGATCGTGGCCTACTGCTTCTGCTGGGGCCCCTACACCATCTTCGCCTGCTTCGCCGCCGCCAACCCCGGCTACGCCTTCCACCCGCTggcggccgccctgcccgccTACTTCGCCAAGAGCGCCACCATCTACAACCCCATCATCTATGTCTTCATGAACAGGCAG tTCCGCAACTGCATATTGCAACTGTTTGGGAAGAAGGTGGACGACGGCTCCGAGGTCTCCACCTCGCGCACCGAGGTCTCGTCCGTCTCCAACTCCTCCGTGTCGCCGGCGtag